From the genome of Monomorium pharaonis isolate MP-MQ-018 chromosome 2, ASM1337386v2, whole genome shotgun sequence, one region includes:
- the LOC118644531 gene encoding uncharacterized protein LOC118644531 — translation MFAIFFTFMFVTAYAANEIPSYIHPCGRKDPNYSQCFADNINSVKNYICTGIPELNLPPQEPLIIDKIDIFDTNNLKLSTKNSKIRGICNFDVTSYNVSSDKLHFEFSFIFKNISMDSVYNAEIRLLVLLANEGQIHITSDNIDGKISADAKIVIKNGKKQLYPSKINCSLNIKKLNYKFDESEKNLDQLHKVFIKTINENTEEIINIITPKIEEAVSKLLIFVINTIVYNRFEQLFPDEA, via the exons ATGTTTGCaatattctttacttttatGTTCGTAACAGCATATGCGGCAAATGAAATac CTTCCTACATCCACCCGTGTGGTCGAAAAGATCCCAACTACAGTCAATGTTTTGCAGACAACATTAATAGTGTgaagaattatatttgcacAGGAATACCGGAATTGAATCTTCCTCCGCAAGAACCACtaattattgacaaaattgatatttttgacacgaataatctgaaattgtctACGAAAAACTCAAAAATAAGAGGAATTTGTAATTTCGATGTAACTTCTTATAATGTATCTTCTGACAAGCTTCATTTCGAGTTTAGTttcatattcaaaaatatttccatgGACTCCGTCTACAACGCTGAGATACGTTTACTGGTGTTACTTGCTAATGAAGGACAAATTCACATTACTTCAG ATAACATAGACGGAAAGATAAGTGCAGATGCGAAAATAGTAATCAAGAAcggtaaaaaacaattatatccatcaaaaataaattgtagtctcaatataaaaaaattaaattataagtttgaTGAAAGCGAGAAAAACTTAGATCAACTACACAAAGTTTTTATCAAAACCATAAACGAAAATACAgaggaaataattaatataattacgcCGAAAATAGAAGAGGCGGTGtctaaattattgatttttgttattaacacTATTGTCTATAATAGATTTGAACAATTGTTTCCCGATGAAGCATAA